The following coding sequences lie in one Haladaptatus sp. DJG-WS-42 genomic window:
- a CDS encoding asparagine synthase-related protein, with product MESAVDSVRFFEDYDVRIEWMNEETAIGYSGFADYPLTRVETDSESVVLEGDLYGQADIESVLSYVGRLATNNRHEELSEWVREIDGDFLIIVYDKTREEIHVINDVFARLPVFYATVGDALVVSRELKFVRTFAAESGTPLVLNQLGAAQQLAFGYCLGDQTLFAGVRCLPPGSHLSIADSFHLDRTYQHNFDGRNHADKTVEENGATLASLFKTAVRNRHRPDATTVLSLSGGLDSRAVAGACIATRTPFTTATFDTGSDTESDDARVARMITDSLGVDWHSYKTQTTDDARDRLLDMKQGMNYLGMAFILSFFDQLREDFPQATYLTGDGGDKVLVDLTPVKSLSSTEALVEYIIEANSRIPLDEAAAIANVTPASIVESVEDRLASYPEQQFAQKYVHFLIRERGINFLNHGEDRNRYFFWSVSPFYALPVFEYAMNCPDEQKQGQALYKAFLGEFAPELIDIEYPNFGAPITSLEYRAKRFVFDVLSRYPSLRHTVVKQMKDNAIANSAVTAKIDAQRSTANLDPLDTDAIGAVTANPGAYRLIELNFLLTLTTIVSEMRTVTKPSVTGSPADD from the coding sequence ATGGAGTCAGCAGTAGACTCTGTTCGCTTCTTCGAGGACTACGACGTACGGATTGAGTGGATGAACGAGGAGACGGCCATTGGTTATTCTGGCTTTGCAGACTATCCCCTTACGCGTGTCGAAACCGACTCTGAGAGTGTCGTTCTTGAAGGGGATCTCTATGGGCAAGCAGATATCGAGTCCGTGCTCTCATACGTAGGACGCCTCGCTACAAATAATCGACACGAAGAACTTTCAGAGTGGGTGCGCGAGATCGACGGCGATTTTCTCATCATCGTCTACGACAAAACCCGCGAAGAGATTCACGTTATCAATGATGTATTCGCGCGTCTCCCAGTCTTTTACGCGACAGTCGGCGACGCACTCGTCGTCTCCCGCGAATTGAAGTTTGTCCGGACGTTTGCCGCCGAGTCTGGGACGCCTCTCGTGCTGAACCAGCTTGGTGCAGCCCAGCAACTTGCCTTTGGGTACTGCCTTGGCGACCAGACGCTCTTCGCTGGCGTCCGCTGTCTGCCTCCGGGAAGTCACCTCTCGATAGCCGACAGCTTCCATCTAGACCGCACCTACCAGCACAATTTCGACGGGCGAAACCACGCAGACAAGACAGTCGAAGAAAATGGTGCTACGCTCGCGTCGCTGTTCAAAACGGCTGTGAGAAATCGCCATCGACCCGACGCAACGACCGTCCTCTCGCTCAGTGGTGGTCTCGACTCACGGGCGGTGGCGGGTGCCTGCATCGCCACACGGACGCCGTTCACCACGGCCACGTTCGACACCGGTAGCGATACCGAAAGCGACGACGCCCGTGTAGCGAGAATGATTACAGACAGCCTCGGCGTGGATTGGCACAGCTACAAGACGCAGACGACCGACGACGCGCGAGACAGGCTGCTTGACATGAAACAGGGCATGAACTACCTCGGAATGGCGTTCATCCTCAGCTTCTTTGACCAACTCCGCGAAGACTTCCCGCAGGCAACATACCTCACCGGCGATGGGGGGGACAAGGTGTTAGTTGATCTCACACCCGTCAAATCACTTTCCTCTACGGAAGCCCTCGTCGAGTACATCATCGAAGCGAACAGTCGCATCCCACTCGATGAGGCCGCTGCTATTGCCAATGTCACGCCGGCGTCGATCGTCGAAAGCGTCGAAGACCGGCTTGCTAGCTACCCAGAACAACAGTTCGCGCAGAAATACGTCCATTTCCTCATTCGGGAGCGAGGCATCAATTTCCTCAACCACGGTGAAGACCGAAATCGGTACTTCTTCTGGAGCGTTTCGCCGTTCTACGCACTGCCCGTGTTCGAGTACGCGATGAACTGTCCAGACGAACAAAAACAGGGACAAGCGCTCTACAAGGCCTTCCTCGGGGAGTTCGCGCCCGAACTCATCGACATCGAATATCCGAACTTCGGCGCACCGATTACGTCACTTGAATATCGGGCAAAGCGATTCGTGTTCGACGTCCTCTCGCGGTACCCATCGCTCCGTCACACGGTCGTCAAACAGATGAAAGACAATGCGATCGCGAACAGCGCAGTTACAGCGAAGATAGACGCGCAGCGTTCGACGGCCAACCTCGACCCGCTCGACACCGATGCGATTGGAGCGGTTACAGCTAATCCCGGTGCCTACCGACTAATAGAGCTGAACTTCCTACTCACGCTAACCACCATTGTTTCCGAGATGCGAACTGTCACGAAACCCTCAGTGACGGGTTCACCAGCAGACGACTGA